The region gctcggctcgaactcgttcgttaaaattcaaaaaaattataatatatcctaaatatttttatataggtatgatttttttttaaatccgacttcactgtatttttttTATCTTCCAACGATAATTTTGCATATCATATGTGATATATTTTGAGGtgatttagaaattttatattttagtttctaattttaaaatgtagattcataattatattttagttaagatttttttttaaatatttttcatcTATCCAACCGTATGTAtgttataaaatatatatttcaatgatataaccaaaatttcacatcaaaaacaattttatttgattttctattttATGGTCAGGCATTAGTTTGACTATTAacgctaactagtgtttaatccggatttgttgtttcgattattttaaaaatactttatatcgattcaaccgtatggatgtcataaaatatatattttattgatataaccaaagttttatatcaaaataaatttatttggtttgttattttaatagtcaaacattagtttgactagtctTGGTAACTAATGTTTAGTCTTGTATTGGTGTCtcgatttatttaaaattatttctaattgatccaaccgtatagatgtcataaaaaatatattttattgatataaccaaagttttagatcaaaataattttatttggtttgctattttaatagtcaaacattagtttgactagtctTGGTAACTAATGTTTAGTCTTGTATTGGTGTCtcgatttatttaaaattatttctaattgatccaaccgtatggatgtcaaaataaatatattttaatgatataactaaagtttcaaattaaaataattttatttggtttgttattttaacagtcaagtattagTTTGATTATTAccgctaactagtgtttaatcctgatttgttgttttgattattttaaaaatactttatattgatccaaccgtatggatgtcataatacatacattttattgatataaccaaagttacagatcaaaataattttatttggtttgctattttaacagccaaatattagtttgactagtactagtaactagtgtttagtcctgtaTTAGTATCTCGacttgtttaaaattatttttaattgatccaaccgtatggatgtcaaaataaatatatgttaatgatataaccaaattttcagaccaaaataattttatttgatttgttattttaacagtcaagtactagtttgactattaccactaactagtgtttagtcattaattggtgtttcgatttttttaaaaatattttttctcgatccaaccatatgaatgtcaagatatatatattttagtgatataaccaaattttcaaaaaataataaatttatttgataagttattttcacagtcaaacatcagttgacCAGAATTTTTTCTGGCTCGGCTCGGCTCTTTTatgttcgcgaacaagctcgtgttcggctcgttagttaacgagctcgagctcgaacacgttttttattcgattaaaaagctcggctcggctcgtcagaaaaaaaaattaaagctcggctcaattcgatcaaaactcggctcggctcgtgAACAACCCTACACACAAACCATTAAATCATTTCAGGGAAAGAGAAAGAACCATGTCGTCTCTCCTCAACCTCAAGGAAGACATGAAGTTGAGGAACTAGTGTTCTGATGTGCTACACCTGCAATGCACCAAAGTATTGGCAACAAAACACATCGGATCAGAAAGGAGGCGATTTTATTTACGTAACATCAGCAGCCTAGTTACAGAGATACACTAAAACGCGAAAACAAACACTGCAGAACCAAACACTCTTCACTAATTTACAGAAACTGCTGCTCCGATCGCTGCTCCCTTGATATGTACAACAGCACTCTCCAGTCACTCATTCGGTCTTCATTCGTATGTAGGCGCCACCACCTTGCTTCTCCTGATGAATTTGTGAAGGACCTTTCATGAACCAATCTTCATCCTCTTTCCCAACTACTTCATCCACCTCCCTCCATGGTGAACCAAATGCAAGTTCCTTGGCTTCCTTCTCTATTTGCTTCCATATATTATTTTTCCCTAGTAGTAAATAACAAGTCAGTCCTTTTTCTCTCCAAATTGATCATAAGCAAAACATATGCAATTAGTAATTACCGTAACATATAATGTGTGAAGTTTTAGTTACCTGCGAGAGGGAACCTCTTATTGTCTCTGGCATTAATCTGGAAGACGAGTAGCTCCAGATTTTGGTCCTTTGATGCCACGGTTATTACAGGGTGACCAGGTGGTACAATATACACAGACCCACGCTTTACATGCGCGTTTACATTACGATAGCTAATAGGGGTGCCTCTGGAAGAGGAACCGGAGGATAAGTGAGGGCATGCCATCTCAAAGTAACCTTCACCTTTGTTCACAACCCCTATGTTTATCGATTTAGAATTAAAGAATGGATTTTCCATTCCACCCTGcatttttcaatcaaaatcaatACACGTCATTCATAAGCACTCATCTTCAACAACAAACACTGATCGGAAAATCTTAATAACCGACGCAACCTCATTTTTACCAAATATAAGATGAATCTACTTGGGCTACAATATCCACTTTAATACAAGACTAGGAAAGTTAGGATGAATGTGTAAAAGTAAACATGAAATTctttaaatcaaatttaaatgAACTCTAATGCACCTTTGTAATGTTGATGAAAGCAAGGCCAATGTCGATGTCTTCAAGCTGCCTGTGTTCTTTAGGAGACACCTCACGAAGCTCGCCATAATCGTTAGATTTTACAGGCTTCTGCTCAAAAAGGTTTATTGTACCTTTTGACTCACTAAAAGGCCAGATCCCACCTTCTTCGTGATCGCTCAGAGCCCTAATTTGCTCTTCAGATGCTTCAATTATCGGTTCCCCTGATCCTTCAAACATCTTATGCAACCTAGAGCTTTCTGTCTGATATTAAATTTATATTACACAATCCAAAAGGCCAATTTAGTACTTGTCTACACCACTACACATGACATTCAAATAAAATGTAACACCTTACTTTGAAAGCAGCTTGAAGCAACTCGTCGCTGAAGGCCTTGAAAAATGACTCTTTTCCCACACCAAAAAACGTCTATATGTACAAATATCATAATAGTTATTCAGTTAATATTAATTACAAATGTTATTAGCGGCAAGATGAAACTAAAATGTAGCAAACATAAAATTTATCACCTCCGCGACGCCAGGTGTGAATACAGGCTGCAGGAGCTTGATAATAACTAGTTTTTCATTGTTGTCTCGGTTAATTAGATACACAGTTGTCCCTGAAGGAATCCTTAGTATATCACCACATCGTACATTTAAGCTCTCCCTCTTCTCAGAACGTACCAAACTGATAGTCCCCTTTCCTACAATAAATCAGCGAAAAACAAATCCAAGTGTAAAACAAGATCTTTAAATTTTTTAGAACTTCTTCAATTAACTTTTTACTTCTGAAAAGAATATACAACTACGCAACTGACTATGTTTGTTAATATTATCATTATTTTGTGTGCGTGGATACAAAATAAAGTAGTACCGTGAGCGACAAAGATGACAGAGTCGGCATCCCAATGGACAGGCACAAAGAAGGCACGAGGGTTGGCTACAAGCACAGTCAACCGAAAGTTTTCGATGGCTTTAAGAAGCGAATGATTGAACTTCTGAAGTAGCTGAATTTCACCAAGTGCACTCTTTACAACTGAAGTGAAGTGTTTCTCCTCGAAAACATATGGATATTCATCGCCTTCTTTCTCTGTCTCTCCCACCTTGGTGTCGCATGCACCGCCACGTCGGTGTTTCTCCTTAATATACTGCCTGCACATCTCCCGGCATTCAGATTTTTCAGACTCGCTATAAGCTTGTTGCTGTCTGCACAGGTGAAAGCATTGCAGCAGCTCCGGGTCTTTCTTTTGTGCTACTTCAGAACATGTGTTTGATACAAACAAAACAGAAAATATTAACACAAAAGCAAAAGGCTTCATTTTTCGGTACAAGAGGAGGTTGTGTATGAATATGATTGATTAATGTTGTTGTAAGGAAGAGTAAAATAGGATAGGGGAGAGTTGGAGGAGAGAAGGGAAGGGCAACATGCAGGAGGACATGTGTCCTTGCTACGTGTTACATTAAACTACAGCTGGATCATCACTATACCAGTATCCCCGTATGAACAGGAGCAGTCCAAAGAGGCCCATGCTGTTTTATACAGGGAGACTTTAACCAGACGTGGCAATAGGGTATACCACAAGTTAATACAGTACAAAATGACACAAATAATTAGAGTTTGTATTTCAAAatttggtacacgaacacgaaaatACACAAATACGAAAATACACAAATACGAAAATACATTAATATAATTAGTGTCGGATTTGGGTTTCCGATATAGATATATG is a window of Apium graveolens cultivar Ventura chromosome 11, ASM990537v1, whole genome shotgun sequence DNA encoding:
- the LOC141698434 gene encoding vicilin Cor a 11.0101-like, translated to MKPFAFVLIFSVLFVSNTCSEVAQKKDPELLQCFHLCRQQQAYSESEKSECREMCRQYIKEKHRRGGACDTKVGETEKEGDEYPYVFEEKHFTSVVKSALGEIQLLQKFNHSLLKAIENFRLTVLVANPRAFFVPVHWDADSVIFVAHGKGTISLVRSEKRESLNVRCGDILRIPSGTTVYLINRDNNEKLVIIKLLQPVFTPGVAETFFGVGKESFFKAFSDELLQAAFKTESSRLHKMFEGSGEPIIEASEEQIRALSDHEEGGIWPFSESKGTINLFEQKPVKSNDYGELREVSPKEHRQLEDIDIGLAFINITKGGMENPFFNSKSINIGVVNKGEGYFEMACPHLSSGSSSRGTPISYRNVNAHVKRGSVYIVPPGHPVITVASKDQNLELLVFQINARDNKRFPLAGKNNIWKQIEKEAKELAFGSPWREVDEVVGKEDEDWFMKGPSQIHQEKQGGGAYIRMKTE